From the genome of Methylocystis bryophila, one region includes:
- the pstA gene encoding phosphate ABC transporter permease PstA, with the protein MSIYARRRVADSIARKLCLAAAVFGLAWLVAILVVLIYEGVKGLSPAVFMQMTPAPGSAGGLLNAIVGSLIMTVLGVVVGAPLGLFAGTWLAEYGNNSKLAMVIRFINDILLSAPSIVIGLFVYEVIVARQKHFSAWSGAAALAILVIPVVLRTTEDMLRLVPGSLREAATALGLPRSYVIRQVAYRAAKAGLVTGVLLAVARVSGETAPLLFTALNNQFFSGDINAPMASLPVVIFQFALSPYKDWQQLAWTGALLITAAVLFLSITARALGAQRAKG; encoded by the coding sequence GTGTCCATATACGCCCGCCGTCGCGTCGCGGATTCTATCGCGCGGAAGCTGTGCCTCGCCGCTGCAGTCTTCGGTCTCGCATGGCTCGTCGCCATACTCGTCGTGCTCATCTACGAAGGAGTGAAGGGCCTCTCGCCCGCCGTCTTCATGCAAATGACGCCGGCGCCGGGCAGCGCGGGCGGCCTGCTCAACGCCATCGTCGGATCGCTGATCATGACGGTGCTCGGCGTCGTGGTCGGCGCGCCGCTCGGACTCTTCGCCGGCACCTGGCTCGCCGAATATGGGAATAATTCGAAGCTCGCCATGGTCATTCGCTTCATCAACGACATCCTTCTGAGCGCGCCGTCGATCGTCATCGGCCTCTTCGTCTACGAGGTGATTGTCGCGCGGCAGAAGCACTTTTCGGCCTGGTCCGGAGCCGCGGCGCTGGCGATTCTGGTGATCCCCGTGGTCCTGCGCACCACGGAGGACATGCTGCGCCTCGTGCCCGGCTCGCTGCGCGAAGCGGCGACGGCGCTCGGTCTGCCGCGCTCCTACGTCATTCGCCAAGTCGCCTATCGCGCGGCGAAAGCAGGGCTTGTCACCGGCGTGCTGCTCGCCGTGGCGCGCGTATCCGGCGAGACGGCCCCGTTGCTCTTCACCGCGCTCAACAATCAATTCTTCAGCGGCGACATCAATGCGCCGATGGCGAGCCTGCCGGTCGTGATCTTCCAATTCGCGCTCTCGCCATACAAGGATTGGCAGCAACTGGCGTGGACGGGCGCTTTGCTCATCACCGCCGCAGTGCTGTTCCTGTCGATTACCGCACGCGCGCTCGGCGCACAGAGGGCAAAGGGATGA
- the pstB gene encoding phosphate ABC transporter ATP-binding protein PstB, protein MNVASIVKAELPTKISVQDLDFFYGGHHALKNVSIPLHTNKVTAFIGPSGCGKSTLLRVLNRMYDLYPHQRAEGEVLLDGENILDPRVDVNLLRSRVGMVFQKPTPFPMTIYENVAFGVRLYEKLSKTDLDGRVEQALRGAALWNEVKDKLHSSGLGLSGGQQQRLCIARSVAVQPDVILFDEPCSALDPISTAKVEELMDDLASQYTIAIVTHNMQQAVRVSDFTAFMYLGELVEFAETDAVFTSPKEKRTQDYITGRFG, encoded by the coding sequence ATGAACGTGGCCTCGATCGTGAAAGCCGAACTTCCGACCAAGATATCTGTTCAGGACCTCGACTTCTTCTACGGCGGGCACCACGCTTTGAAGAATGTGTCGATTCCGCTGCACACGAACAAGGTGACCGCCTTCATCGGACCCTCCGGTTGCGGCAAGTCCACCCTGCTGCGTGTGCTGAACCGAATGTATGATCTTTATCCCCATCAGCGCGCCGAGGGCGAGGTGCTGCTCGACGGGGAGAACATTCTCGATCCTCGAGTCGATGTGAATCTGCTGAGGTCGCGCGTCGGCATGGTGTTCCAAAAGCCGACGCCGTTTCCGATGACGATCTACGAGAACGTCGCTTTCGGCGTCCGGCTCTACGAGAAGCTCTCGAAAACGGACCTCGACGGGCGCGTCGAGCAAGCGCTGCGCGGCGCGGCGCTCTGGAATGAAGTCAAAGACAAGCTGCACTCGAGCGGGCTCGGCCTCTCGGGCGGCCAGCAACAGCGACTGTGCATCGCGCGCAGCGTCGCCGTTCAGCCCGACGTGATCCTGTTCGACGAGCCCTGCTCGGCGCTGGATCCGATCTCGACCGCCAAGGTCGAGGAGCTCATGGACGATCTCGCGTCGCAGTACACGATTGCGATCGTGACGCACAACATGCAGCAGGCGGTGCGCGTCTCCGACTTCACGGCTTTCATGTATCTGGGCGAGCTCGTCGAGTTCGCGGAAACGGACGCCGTGTTCACGAGTCCGAAGGAAAAGAGAACGCAGGATTACATCACGGGTCGGTTCGGTTAA